In Bacillus sp. KH172YL63, one genomic interval encodes:
- a CDS encoding DEAD/DEAH box helicase: MQNLQQLREEAIEETKHKMNEDINSFLVKHESCPTFDDYLSERKGLFQGIWLNCWLNKVTNDVLRSHKKAFLRARGYDIEGLDKKLINKLFRNEIRDHLPFNIHQWLMEHPPGEEEWKKRYEHERTKYFSNIKEKRQAGLQKDIQKNLLSYIQHQMETRERHWYVELRYLLAKKLISDIKVKTRYRPIEPYLLEEKLEEEGSFSIDSFNTVADFLQEFTGSIHKKNEYWDGHGWEYETYLYPYERFVSYHAEQIVYRDLIAHMPGELLTDYTEAYGQELSEERLSRLSHHFLLGLKSSFFKKIEEEYTADLDKLTDVPFDIDTHLSIYEQDLVQQEKRKAHAIAELKRREEEEKRMLDDIFGREYSPSFRDDITYILHIGETNTGKTHQAISRMKQAQSGMYLAPLRLLALEVFDTLNADGVPCNLKTGEEEKEMPHAHHVSSTVEMFREKDRYDVIVIDEAQMLADQDRGFSWYRAISKANAKEVHIIGSENVRELLLGLIGDGEIEIHDYKRDVPLQVESQEFQLRHAKKGDAVVCFSRRKVLDTASRLQNNGHKVSMIYGSMPPETRKRQMKQFIDGKTDVIVSTDAIGMGLNLPIRRIVFLETDKFDGTRRRRLTSQEVKQIAGRAGRKGLYNEGRVAFSKDIKVMSRLLEQKDESLETFAIAPTSGVFERFQRYHHDLDTFFHFWDKFNSPDGTEKSNLLEERELYELIRDTDIEAKLSLNDLYGFLHLPFSKKEAELTEQWLDCMYAIVDGEDLPEPMIKTNNLEQKEVSYKAVGLHLLFLYRLGRQTEAYYWERVRSEIADGVHESLHTEVSSISQSCRQCGKKLPPQFGFPICDRCHSARVKRRRRRQPPRS, encoded by the coding sequence ATGCAAAACCTTCAACAGCTTCGGGAAGAAGCCATAGAAGAAACAAAACATAAGATGAATGAAGATATCAACAGCTTCCTGGTGAAGCATGAAAGCTGTCCAACCTTTGATGATTACTTATCGGAACGAAAGGGATTGTTTCAAGGGATCTGGCTGAACTGCTGGCTCAATAAAGTAACGAATGATGTACTGAGAAGCCATAAGAAAGCCTTTTTAAGAGCAAGGGGATACGATATTGAAGGGTTGGATAAGAAGCTGATCAACAAACTGTTCAGAAATGAAATACGTGATCATCTTCCATTCAATATCCATCAATGGCTTATGGAGCATCCCCCGGGGGAAGAAGAGTGGAAGAAACGTTATGAACATGAACGGACAAAGTATTTCAGCAACATCAAAGAAAAGCGGCAGGCTGGACTGCAAAAAGACATTCAAAAGAACCTTCTTTCCTATATCCAGCACCAGATGGAAACACGGGAACGCCACTGGTATGTGGAATTACGATATCTGTTGGCCAAAAAACTCATTTCTGATATCAAGGTAAAAACCCGCTACCGCCCAATTGAACCATATTTATTGGAAGAAAAGTTAGAGGAAGAGGGAAGTTTCAGCATTGACTCATTCAACACCGTAGCCGACTTTCTGCAGGAGTTTACAGGATCTATCCATAAAAAGAATGAATATTGGGACGGTCACGGCTGGGAGTATGAAACCTATTTGTACCCTTATGAGCGGTTCGTCTCTTATCACGCTGAACAGATCGTCTATCGTGACCTCATCGCGCATATGCCTGGGGAACTGCTGACTGATTACACAGAAGCTTACGGTCAGGAGCTTTCAGAAGAAAGACTGAGCCGATTGAGTCACCATTTCCTCCTCGGATTAAAATCCTCTTTCTTTAAAAAGATAGAAGAGGAATATACCGCCGATTTAGACAAGCTTACTGATGTGCCATTTGACATAGACACGCATCTCTCCATATATGAGCAAGATCTCGTGCAGCAGGAAAAAAGGAAGGCGCACGCTATTGCCGAGTTAAAGCGCAGGGAAGAAGAGGAAAAAAGGATGTTAGACGATATTTTCGGGCGTGAATACAGTCCTTCATTCCGTGACGATATCACATATATCCTTCACATCGGAGAAACAAATACCGGGAAGACACATCAAGCCATTTCCCGCATGAAACAGGCTCAGAGCGGTATGTATCTGGCACCTCTGCGCCTTCTTGCCCTTGAAGTATTCGATACATTAAATGCAGACGGCGTTCCGTGTAATTTGAAAACCGGGGAAGAAGAGAAAGAAATGCCCCATGCACACCATGTATCATCAACGGTTGAAATGTTCCGTGAAAAAGACCGATATGACGTAATCGTGATTGATGAAGCGCAGATGCTTGCCGATCAAGACCGTGGTTTCTCATGGTACAGGGCCATTTCCAAAGCGAATGCAAAGGAAGTTCATATCATAGGAAGTGAAAACGTACGGGAACTCCTATTAGGCTTGATCGGAGACGGGGAAATCGAAATCCATGATTATAAAAGGGATGTACCTCTGCAGGTTGAATCGCAGGAATTCCAGCTTCGACATGCGAAGAAAGGAGACGCCGTCGTTTGCTTTTCCCGGAGGAAAGTGCTCGATACCGCTTCGAGACTGCAGAATAATGGACACAAGGTAAGCATGATTTATGGAAGCATGCCGCCTGAAACCCGCAAGAGACAAATGAAGCAATTCATTGATGGCAAAACAGACGTCATCGTATCAACTGATGCAATCGGGATGGGGCTGAATCTACCGATCAGGAGAATTGTTTTCTTGGAAACAGATAAATTTGACGGTACGAGAAGGAGAAGACTGACTTCTCAGGAGGTCAAACAGATTGCCGGAAGAGCCGGGAGAAAAGGTTTATACAATGAAGGAAGGGTTGCCTTTTCCAAAGATATAAAGGTGATGAGCCGTTTGCTTGAACAGAAGGACGAGTCCCTTGAAACGTTCGCCATTGCACCTACTTCCGGGGTTTTCGAACGGTTTCAGCGTTATCATCATGACCTGGACACGTTCTTCCACTTTTGGGATAAGTTCAACAGTCCTGACGGTACTGAAAAATCCAACCTTCTGGAAGAACGGGAATTATATGAACTGATCCGCGATACAGATATTGAGGCAAAACTCTCATTAAATGATCTGTATGGATTTTTGCATCTTCCGTTTTCAAAGAAAGAAGCGGAATTGACCGAACAGTGGCTTGATTGCATGTACGCAATTGTAGACGGTGAAGACCTGCCAGAGCCAATGATCAAGACCAACAACCTTGAACAAAAAGAGGTATCTTATAAAGCCGTCGGGCTGCATCTTCTCTTTCTCTACAGACTTGGCAGACAGACGGAAGCCTACTATTGGGAGCGGGTGAGGAGTGAGATTGCCGATGGTGTGCATGAAAGTCTCCATACAGAGGTATCAAGCATTTCACAATCGTGCAGGCAATGCGGGAAGAAGCTTCCACCACAATTCGGCTTTCCGATCTGTGACCGGTGTCATAGTGCAAGAGTGAAACGGAGAAGAAGGAGACAGCCCCCACGATCCTGA
- a CDS encoding CoxG family protein — translation MSKGMHQVEVRATRSEVWEFIRDMNQWAPLVPGYKSHHIHSENLSSWTFTVQYGVVKKKLSVKVLITEWKEPSQVTFVITGINHKLTGKGSFRAVEKNNRITSMTGYLEIEAMSPVGKLLQASFDTMVHDLTRDLTAAVGKAIEKGKA, via the coding sequence ATGTCTAAAGGAATGCACCAGGTTGAAGTTCGGGCAACTCGGTCAGAGGTATGGGAATTCATTCGGGACATGAATCAATGGGCTCCCCTCGTCCCAGGGTATAAAAGTCATCATATTCATTCAGAAAACCTTTCCTCCTGGACGTTTACTGTTCAATACGGTGTTGTGAAAAAGAAGCTCTCAGTAAAGGTTTTGATTACTGAGTGGAAAGAGCCGTCTCAGGTTACATTCGTCATTACAGGAATCAATCATAAATTGACAGGCAAAGGAAGTTTCAGGGCAGTAGAAAAAAACAATCGCATCACTTCAATGACAGGTTACCTAGAAATAGAAGCGATGAGTCCTGTCGGAAAGCTTCTTCAAGCAAGCTTTGATACAATGGTACATGATTTGACAAGAGATTTGACTGCAGCCGTAGGAAAAGCAATCGAGAAGGGAAAAGCCTGA
- a CDS encoding HAD family hydrolase has translation MIKAILFDLDDTLLWDSRSIEEAFQATCQYAQSKVGVDPLELEKSVRDAARELYATYDTYEFTQNIGINPFEGLWGEFLDEHDERFHQMKDIVPSYRKDAWTRGLIAQGISDEDLAVELSEVFRTERKQRPYVYEDTFHVLDEVKGDYELLLLTNGSPHLQHTKLSKTPELTPYFKEIIISGDIGKGKPDTAMFEHALERLQLTSDEVIMVGDNLLTDILGASRMGIRTIWINRRQQRPQDVKPDHEVKNLHDIIDIIKQINA, from the coding sequence ATGATAAAAGCGATACTGTTCGATTTGGATGATACGTTGTTATGGGATTCAAGAAGTATTGAAGAAGCATTTCAAGCGACCTGCCAATACGCCCAATCTAAAGTGGGAGTCGATCCACTTGAATTGGAGAAGAGTGTGCGTGATGCTGCCAGGGAGCTCTACGCAACGTATGATACATATGAATTCACACAAAATATCGGGATCAATCCCTTTGAAGGACTATGGGGTGAATTCCTGGATGAGCATGATGAACGGTTTCATCAAATGAAAGACATCGTGCCTTCATACAGGAAGGATGCGTGGACCAGAGGCTTAATAGCGCAAGGGATATCCGATGAAGATCTTGCTGTTGAACTTTCTGAAGTGTTTCGCACAGAAAGGAAACAGCGCCCTTACGTATATGAAGATACATTCCATGTGCTCGATGAGGTAAAAGGGGATTATGAATTATTGTTATTGACGAATGGATCCCCTCATTTACAGCATACAAAACTTTCAAAGACGCCAGAGCTCACACCTTATTTTAAAGAAATCATCATTTCAGGGGACATCGGCAAAGGGAAACCTGATACCGCCATGTTTGAGCATGCACTGGAAAGACTCCAGCTTACAAGCGATGAAGTGATCATGGTGGGGGATAATCTGCTCACCGATATTCTTGGCGCATCCAGGATGGGCATCAGAACCATATGGATCAACCGCAGGCAACAGCGCCCCCAAGATGTCAAACCTGATCATGAAGTGAAAAACCTGCATGACATCATCGATATCATCAAACAGATCAATGCATGA
- a CDS encoding DUF948 domain-containing protein: protein MWIVYVSIAVFVTALVMLGISLVKTMKETKPVINEMNHTVASIQSRMDKLSMEANLLQETQGEIQDDIEFKKTAINETVNEVKKTPKVMMGFLRSMKK, encoded by the coding sequence ATGTGGATCGTGTACGTGAGTATTGCAGTCTTTGTGACTGCCCTGGTGATGCTTGGCATCTCTTTAGTAAAAACGATGAAGGAAACAAAGCCTGTCATCAATGAAATGAATCATACCGTCGCAAGCATCCAGTCCAGGATGGACAAACTTTCAATGGAAGCGAATCTGCTCCAGGAAACACAGGGAGAAATTCAGGATGATATCGAGTTCAAGAAAACGGCAATCAATGAAACCGTGAATGAAGTGAAAAAAACGCCAAAGGTTATGATGGGGTTCTTGAGGAGTATGAAAAAATAG
- a CDS encoding MtnX-like HAD-IB family phosphatase, with protein sequence MKKWAFVSDFDGTISKKDFYQLVLDKYFQEGKKLYQQWKAGSLKDIDFLTRVFSSIDQNEEQIIQDIRSIEIDEHVPAFIRKVQENGADFYILSAGTTYYIHHLLAHHGIHDVKVFSNEGYYKDQNVYMNIDPRHPHFSERYGIDKSKVLRELQEEYEMIFFAGDSEPDSHPAKVADITFAMKSLPSILRESQTPFIKVDDFHDIDRYLTEKGFLN encoded by the coding sequence ATGAAAAAATGGGCATTTGTTTCGGATTTTGATGGTACGATCTCCAAAAAGGATTTCTATCAGCTCGTATTGGATAAATATTTTCAAGAAGGTAAGAAGTTGTATCAACAATGGAAAGCCGGCAGTTTGAAGGACATTGATTTCCTTACCAGGGTGTTCTCCTCCATCGACCAGAATGAAGAACAGATCATTCAAGACATCCGGTCGATTGAGATTGATGAGCATGTTCCGGCATTCATCCGCAAAGTACAGGAAAATGGTGCAGATTTCTATATCCTCAGTGCCGGGACCACGTACTACATTCATCACCTTCTGGCCCATCACGGGATACACGATGTCAAAGTTTTTTCCAATGAAGGTTACTATAAAGATCAAAATGTATATATGAACATTGATCCCCGGCATCCCCACTTTTCAGAGAGGTATGGGATTGATAAATCTAAGGTGCTGAGGGAATTACAGGAAGAATATGAAATGATCTTTTTCGCCGGAGACAGTGAGCCGGACAGTCACCCGGCAAAAGTAGCCGACATCACCTTCGCCATGAAGTCACTGCCTTCCATCCTTCGTGAAAGTCAGACGCCCTTTATCAAGGTGGATGATTTTCATGATATCGACCGGTATTTAACCGAGAAAGGATTTTTGAACTGA
- a CDS encoding peptidylprolyl isomerase — MAKKGYIQFQTGEKIEFDLFPNEAPGTVANFEKLANEGFYDGLSFHRVIPGFVSQGGCPNGNGMGGPGYTIKCETEGNPHKHEEGSLSMAHAGKDTGGSQFFIVHEPQPHLNGVHTVFGKVTSGIDIAKSMKNGDVMEKMVVFDA; from the coding sequence ATGGCAAAAAAAGGATACATACAATTTCAAACAGGTGAAAAAATCGAATTTGATTTATTTCCAAACGAAGCACCTGGAACAGTAGCAAACTTTGAAAAACTGGCAAACGAAGGATTTTACGATGGTTTAAGCTTCCACCGAGTCATCCCTGGTTTCGTGAGCCAAGGCGGATGCCCTAACGGAAATGGAATGGGAGGTCCTGGTTACACAATCAAATGTGAAACAGAAGGAAACCCTCATAAGCATGAAGAAGGTTCCCTATCAATGGCACATGCAGGAAAAGATACAGGCGGAAGTCAGTTCTTCATCGTCCACGAGCCACAGCCACACTTAAACGGTGTACACACTGTTTTCGGTAAAGTGACATCAGGCATCGACATTGCCAAATCAATGAAAAACGGCGACGTTATGGAAAAGATGGTTGTATTCGACGCATAA
- a CDS encoding phage holin family protein — protein sequence MIENLLNGISIDPQVTVLVPILWVLGYAFKRTPHVPDWLIIWVLLGVSVVVSGWTLGFDLNGISNGFIATGIAITTHQSVKQTFFNRVSDRNKRDRKI from the coding sequence ATGATTGAAAATCTGTTGAACGGGATTTCCATCGACCCTCAAGTCACCGTGCTTGTTCCGATATTGTGGGTATTGGGGTATGCATTCAAACGCACGCCTCATGTGCCTGACTGGCTCATCATCTGGGTACTGCTGGGTGTTTCAGTTGTTGTCAGCGGCTGGACATTAGGGTTTGATTTAAACGGGATTTCCAATGGCTTTATTGCTACAGGAATAGCGATCACGACCCATCAGTCAGTCAAACAGACTTTCTTCAATAGAGTCAGTGACCGGAATAAACGGGATAGGAAGATTTAG
- a CDS encoding transposase, with the protein MHSFSGLPNIGKLHIVDATHIKLPPVLSEWAYVTKGWNVVKMHTRLVVASPDVYYPDKIVPSNGKASDHEGGEFLIESSDATYVMDRGYMDKIRMNQWIKNNIKFVIRLKNDIRIQVEEEREIPEGESGSNLKRCQSNIRCRKENGAGTISGISG; encoded by the coding sequence ATGCACTCATTTTCAGGCCTTCCGAATATCGGAAAACTTCATATTGTTGATGCGACCCATATTAAGCTACCGCCTGTATTGTCTGAATGGGCCTATGTCACCAAAGGGTGGAACGTTGTCAAAATGCACACCCGTTTGGTGGTGGCCTCACCGGATGTATATTATCCCGATAAAATTGTCCCTTCAAACGGGAAAGCTTCAGATCATGAAGGGGGAGAATTCTTAATCGAATCAAGCGATGCCACCTATGTGATGGATCGTGGATACATGGATAAAATCAGGATGAATCAATGGATCAAAAACAACATTAAATTCGTGATTCGATTAAAGAATGATATCCGCATACAAGTCGAGGAAGAGCGTGAAATCCCTGAAGGGGAGTCGGGATCAAATCTTAAGAGATGCCAAAGTAATATTAGGTGTAGAAAAGAAAATGGAGCCGGTACGATTAGTGGAATATCAGGATGA
- a CDS encoding transposase — MEPVRLVEYQDENGKLYKVATTRWDLTPSEIADIYKNRWIIEIFFKWIKQSLRFVNVWSTKPKGIWNQMFIAMITYILTLMVKLKTKSQKSMLSILRHIQIYLHRTWGDLQAALDYTPKRTSRGRQKIPDKPPKEVDFGSVALIVKQRKKQVKRMIK; from the coding sequence ATGGAGCCGGTACGATTAGTGGAATATCAGGATGAGAATGGAAAGTTGTATAAAGTAGCTACGACAAGATGGGACTTAACGCCAAGTGAAATCGCAGACATCTATAAAAACCGTTGGATCATTGAAATATTTTTTAAGTGGATCAAACAATCTCTTCGATTTGTGAATGTTTGGAGTACCAAACCGAAAGGCATATGGAACCAAATGTTTATCGCAATGATTACCTATATTCTTACTTTGATGGTGAAGTTGAAGACGAAATCTCAAAAAAGTATGTTGTCTATTCTTAGACATATTCAGATTTACCTCCATCGGACATGGGGGGACTTACAAGCTGCCTTGGACTACACTCCAAAAAGGACTTCGAGAGGCAGGCAGAAGATCCCCGACAAACCTCCAAAAGAAGTAGATTTCGGATCCGTCGCTCTCATCGTCAAACAAAGAAAGAAACAGGTTAAAAGGATGATAAAATAA
- a CDS encoding type 1 glutamine amidotransferase domain-containing protein, translated as MKLAGKKVIQLVSADFEDLELWYPVLRLREEGATVHIVGEEANQQYIGKYGVPIQSEFAFGDINPDEYDAILVPGGWSPDKLRRYEEVISMVQQMDKEKKPIGQICHAGWVLISAKILQGVTVTSTPGIKDDMENAGATWVNEPVVTDGHIVSSRRPPDLPDYMREFIVALEK; from the coding sequence TTGAAATTAGCAGGAAAGAAAGTCATTCAATTAGTAAGCGCCGATTTCGAAGACCTTGAGCTGTGGTATCCAGTGCTGCGCTTGAGGGAAGAAGGGGCTACAGTACATATTGTAGGGGAAGAAGCAAATCAGCAATACATCGGAAAATATGGCGTCCCTATTCAATCTGAGTTTGCCTTCGGCGATATCAACCCGGATGAATACGATGCCATCCTCGTACCTGGAGGGTGGTCACCTGATAAACTTCGCCGATATGAAGAAGTCATTTCCATGGTTCAGCAGATGGACAAGGAGAAGAAACCGATCGGCCAGATTTGCCATGCAGGATGGGTATTAATATCCGCCAAAATCCTCCAGGGCGTGACCGTTACAAGTACACCCGGGATCAAGGATGATATGGAAAATGCCGGTGCAACGTGGGTAAATGAGCCTGTCGTAACCGATGGACATATCGTTTCCAGCAGACGGCCGCCTGATCTGCCTGATTACATGAGAGAGTTTATTGTAGCCCTGGAAAAATAG
- a CDS encoding NAD(P)-dependent oxidoreductase, with protein MKVLSKESIIGFIGTGVMGQSMAAHIQKAGYSLLVYNRTKEKATPLIENGAKWAETPKELAQASDVVITMVGYPSDVEKLYLGSEGILQHMKQGALAIDMTTSSPALAEKLAQAGSEKGISVLDAPVSGGDIGAKEARLSIMAGGKESSFTYAEPLLQLLGTNVVYQGKAGAGQHTKMCNQITIASNMMGISEALLYARKSGLDPRQVLKSITSGAAGSWSLSNLVPRMIEGDFAPGFFIKHFIKDLKIALDSARDMEIRTPGLELALSLYEELASKGQEDKGTQALIQLLDGSLDC; from the coding sequence GTGAAAGTATTATCTAAAGAAAGCATCATCGGATTTATCGGAACAGGTGTCATGGGCCAAAGCATGGCTGCTCATATCCAGAAAGCGGGATACTCACTTCTTGTATACAACCGGACGAAAGAGAAGGCCACGCCGCTGATCGAAAACGGCGCGAAATGGGCCGAAACACCGAAGGAATTAGCTCAAGCTTCAGACGTCGTCATCACGATGGTCGGTTATCCTTCAGACGTTGAGAAACTTTACCTCGGAAGTGAAGGTATCCTGCAACATATGAAACAAGGCGCCCTGGCCATCGATATGACCACTTCTTCACCTGCACTCGCAGAGAAACTTGCCCAGGCAGGGAGCGAGAAAGGAATATCAGTGTTAGATGCCCCGGTTTCTGGGGGAGATATTGGCGCTAAGGAAGCCAGATTATCCATCATGGCAGGGGGAAAAGAAAGCAGCTTTACATACGCAGAACCTTTATTGCAACTCTTGGGCACTAATGTGGTGTATCAAGGAAAAGCGGGTGCAGGACAGCATACAAAGATGTGTAATCAGATCACGATTGCATCAAATATGATGGGGATCAGTGAAGCACTTCTGTATGCAAGAAAGTCAGGCCTTGATCCCCGTCAGGTACTGAAAAGCATCACATCTGGTGCAGCAGGGAGCTGGTCACTGAGCAACCTCGTTCCAAGGATGATTGAAGGGGATTTTGCCCCTGGTTTTTTTATAAAGCACTTCATCAAGGACCTGAAAATCGCCCTTGATTCAGCAAGAGACATGGAAATCAGGACACCGGGCCTGGAACTCGCCCTTTCACTTTATGAGGAATTGGCTTCTAAAGGTCAAGAAGACAAGGGAACGCAAGCGTTGATTCAATTATTGGACGGATCGCTTGATTGTTGA
- a CDS encoding YidH family protein — protein sequence MEETPESKYIQQHLANERTFLAWIRTAIAMIGIGFLTTSLHYNSLQGSPLQDRIAIIISAVSIIIGLLIIGGATVNYYRTRKHINTQTFTSSDAFIKVMAGVAIIILIFVTVYFLSFK from the coding sequence ATGGAAGAAACACCAGAGTCTAAGTATATACAACAGCATCTGGCAAATGAACGAACCTTCCTGGCATGGATCAGGACAGCGATTGCCATGATTGGGATCGGGTTTCTTACTACGAGCCTTCATTATAATTCCCTGCAGGGAAGCCCTCTGCAAGACCGCATCGCCATCATCATCAGCGCTGTGTCAATTATCATCGGCCTCCTGATCATTGGAGGGGCGACCGTCAATTATTACCGTACGAGGAAGCACATCAATACGCAGACATTCACCTCATCAGATGCATTCATCAAAGTGATGGCAGGCGTCGCAATCATCATTTTAATATTTGTGACCGTATATTTTCTTTCTTTTAAGTAA
- a CDS encoding MBL fold metallo-hydrolase, giving the protein MTIKQLSASELTKKIINGDKMFILDVRPKDAFDDWKVEGNNVTIINKPFNELKENLESVKNTLPQGEPIYVICAKGNSSTKTANMLIEAGMDNIYSVEGGMQAWSEHLEPIKIGDIPHGEVYQFVRIGKGCLSYAIVSDGEVAFIDAARLLEPYKTFIQEKGLKVKAVLDTHLHADHISGGRQLSEEYQAPYYLPPKDAEEVQFDFTALEDNTVVEVGDSKIEAVYSPGHTIGSTSFIVNEHYLLTGDILFIDSIGRPDLAGKAEDWVGDLRQTLYSRYKNLENDLIVLPAHFMTIDEMNEDGSVSQSLNALYKENHGLNIEDEKEFRKTVTENLPPQPNSYEKIRETNMGKMKPDDDEKREMETGPNRCAVR; this is encoded by the coding sequence ATGACAATCAAACAATTATCAGCAAGCGAGCTCACTAAAAAAATCATTAACGGGGATAAAATGTTCATTCTCGACGTCCGTCCAAAAGATGCTTTTGATGATTGGAAGGTGGAAGGAAACAACGTTACCATCATCAACAAACCTTTTAACGAGCTGAAAGAAAATCTTGAATCGGTTAAAAACACCCTCCCGCAAGGTGAACCGATTTATGTCATATGTGCCAAGGGAAATTCTTCAACGAAGACTGCAAACATGCTGATTGAAGCAGGGATGGACAACATTTACTCAGTGGAAGGCGGAATGCAAGCCTGGAGTGAGCATCTCGAACCCATTAAAATCGGGGACATTCCACATGGAGAAGTATACCAATTTGTACGGATCGGCAAGGGATGCCTATCCTATGCAATTGTGTCGGATGGAGAAGTGGCATTCATCGATGCAGCCCGTTTATTGGAACCTTATAAAACCTTTATCCAGGAGAAAGGTCTGAAAGTCAAAGCAGTTCTTGATACCCATCTGCATGCCGATCATATTTCTGGCGGCCGCCAATTAAGCGAGGAATATCAGGCACCTTATTATTTACCGCCGAAAGATGCGGAAGAGGTTCAATTCGATTTTACTGCACTTGAAGACAATACCGTGGTAGAAGTGGGCGACTCGAAGATCGAAGCGGTCTATTCACCCGGTCATACAATCGGAAGCACATCATTTATTGTAAATGAGCATTACCTGTTAACAGGCGATATCCTGTTTATTGATTCCATCGGAAGACCGGATTTAGCAGGTAAGGCCGAAGATTGGGTCGGCGATTTAAGACAAACGCTATATTCACGTTACAAAAATCTTGAAAATGACCTGATTGTCCTGCCGGCACACTTCATGACGATTGATGAAATGAATGAAGACGGTTCGGTGTCACAATCATTGAATGCTCTTTATAAAGAAAATCATGGGTTGAATATCGAGGATGAGAAAGAGTTCAGAAAGACTGTCACTGAAAATCTCCCTCCTCAGCCGAATAGCTATGAAAAGATCCGGGAAACCAATATGGGTAAAATGAAACCGGATGACGATGAAAAACGCGAGATGGAGACAGGTCCGAATCGCTGTGCCGTACGTTAA
- a CDS encoding rhodanese-like domain-containing protein — MKTILASEVKKRLESGETLNIIDVREVAEVKTGKIPGSVNIPLGLLEFRMNELNKRTDYIVVCQSGGRSSQAVKFLDYQGFSVTNMQGGMSVWEGKME; from the coding sequence ATGAAGACCATATTGGCAAGTGAAGTGAAAAAGCGACTGGAATCAGGGGAAACGCTGAATATCATCGATGTCCGTGAAGTGGCAGAAGTGAAAACCGGAAAAATCCCGGGAAGTGTAAACATTCCACTTGGATTACTTGAATTCCGAATGAATGAATTGAACAAAAGAACAGATTATATCGTAGTCTGTCAATCTGGCGGCAGAAGCAGCCAGGCAGTCAAGTTTCTTGATTATCAAGGGTTTTCAGTCACCAATATGCAAGGTGGAATGTCTGTATGGGAAGGGAAAATGGAATAG
- a CDS encoding rhodanese-like domain-containing protein: MEFLGLIILAVLIMLYMMVKKNGKGINQISTGELKGMLNDRSKQFIDVRTPGEYKNKHIKTFKNMPLQSLHKQTDQLSKEKEVVVICQSGMRSANACKILKQKGFTSVTNVRGGMNAWNLI; this comes from the coding sequence ATGGAATTCTTAGGATTAATCATTCTTGCCGTACTTATTATGCTTTATATGATGGTGAAAAAAAACGGGAAAGGCATCAATCAAATATCCACGGGTGAACTAAAAGGGATGCTCAACGATCGGAGCAAGCAATTTATCGACGTGAGAACACCAGGGGAATATAAAAACAAGCATATCAAAACATTTAAAAATATGCCGTTACAATCCCTCCACAAGCAAACGGACCAACTATCGAAAGAAAAAGAAGTGGTGGTCATTTGTCAGAGCGGGATGAGAAGCGCAAATGCATGTAAAATCTTAAAACAAAAAGGGTTCACCTCGGTCACGAATGTACGCGGCGGGATGAACGCCTGGAATTTAATATAA